The Desulfovibrio sp. JC022 genome window below encodes:
- a CDS encoding DUF401 family protein, whose translation MDFFLNLLPLIKILFVFICMLAGIRLRLGVGPSILAGGGVLALLTSMKMGAVFKVSAEALRDDKTIFLALIVALIMMLSGLLEKTGQAGRIMNSLTGYLKSPRLRLVFFPALIGLLPMPGGAIFSAPMIQEAANGLDVSGRDKVVINYWFRHVWELAWPLYPGMILAASLCGMSIFEYIGYTFPGAIACIALGCFFYLRPSVLPMENNGKAADVSANGRDIKKVLKEGLPLIVAIGGAFIFETLLSMVFPEIPFEIGIILALLAAVFCCVSANFGSLAIIRGLLVEKRFLNMIFMIVCVFVFKDILGACGVVDELARLAGGEAALIAAAVFVPFLVGFIAGITLAFVGAAMPLVVGLVQASGLHDQLPAWAVLCMFSGFAGIMASPLHICFLLTCEYFKVDMVAAWKKVVIPSLVLMLLGVAYFFVLL comes from the coding sequence ATGGATTTTTTTCTAAACCTCCTGCCTTTAATTAAAATTCTATTTGTTTTTATTTGTATGCTGGCCGGGATCAGGCTCAGGCTTGGCGTCGGGCCGTCAATTCTGGCCGGGGGCGGAGTGCTGGCCCTGCTCACTTCCATGAAAATGGGGGCTGTATTCAAGGTCAGTGCTGAAGCATTGCGTGATGATAAGACAATTTTTTTGGCTCTCATCGTGGCTCTGATTATGATGCTGTCCGGCCTGCTGGAGAAAACCGGGCAGGCTGGCAGGATAATGAATTCCCTGACCGGGTACCTGAAAAGCCCGCGCCTACGGCTGGTCTTTTTCCCGGCACTTATCGGTCTGCTGCCCATGCCCGGCGGGGCTATCTTTTCCGCGCCTATGATTCAGGAAGCAGCTAACGGTCTGGATGTTTCCGGGCGGGACAAGGTGGTCATTAACTACTGGTTCCGTCATGTCTGGGAGCTGGCATGGCCTCTTTATCCGGGTATGATTCTGGCTGCTTCTTTGTGCGGAATGAGCATCTTTGAATACATCGGCTATACTTTTCCGGGAGCAATCGCCTGTATCGCTCTGGGCTGCTTTTTTTATTTACGGCCTTCAGTACTGCCCATGGAAAATAACGGCAAGGCTGCTGATGTTTCCGCTAACGGGCGGGATATCAAAAAAGTGCTCAAGGAAGGTTTGCCGCTTATTGTCGCCATTGGCGGGGCTTTTATTTTTGAAACACTGCTGAGCATGGTTTTCCCCGAAATCCCTTTTGAGATCGGGATAATTCTGGCTCTGCTGGCAGCGGTTTTCTGCTGCGTATCGGCTAACTTCGGTTCACTGGCAATTATCCGGGGACTGCTGGTTGAAAAGCGGTTCCTGAACATGATCTTCATGATTGTCTGCGTGTTCGTGTTCAAGGATATTCTAGGAGCCTGCGGTGTTGTTGATGAACTGGCCCGCTTGGCAGGCGGGGAGGCCGCACTCATCGCTGCTGCGGTATTTGTTCCTTTTCTGGTCGGCTTTATTGCCGGGATTACACTTGCTTTTGTTGGCGCAGCCATGCCTCTGGTTGTCGGGCTGGTGCAGGCTTCCGGCTTACATGATCAACTTCCGGCCTGGGCGGTGCTGTGCATGTTTTCCGGGTTTGCCGGGATTATGGCTTCTCCGTTGCATATCTGCTTTCTGCTGACCTGCGAATATTTTAAGGTTGATATGGTTGCTGCATGGAAAAAGGTTGTCATTCCCAGTTTGGTGCTTATGTTGCTCGGAGTGGCGTACTTTTTTGTTTTATTGTAG
- a CDS encoding tetratricopeptide repeat protein, with product MGIAKAGNEIKKALIGAAILSALVLIVYGQCGGFELVTYDDTSYVTNNQRVMQGVSAENIGWAFSTFQLSNYHPLTVVSHMLDTSLFGNSDGARHLVNVFFHLCNVLLLFFFLLKATRGFEKDALISSFFVAALFAVHPVHVESVAWVAERKDVLSTFFWLSAMHSWLGWAKDRNMASYGLTFFFTGLGILAKPMVVTLPAALVLLDIWPLNRVDFSKNPVGQIGKLIVEKLPLFGLSILSSALTVMAQQGGGAMQSVESFPLSLRLSNALVSYVAYLGELLAPVNLAVFYPYPHEIPLWKPVLAALILVGVSAVAVRFIKKFPLGAVGWFWYLGTLVPVIGLVQVGDQSMADRYAYIPFMGIYMIIAFGAAWLVREGRLPGKAAVVLGSVAVAVLLAGAYTQAGHWKDSKALYTRALAVTENNHHMHYNYGNLLEREKNLTEAAEHFKAAFKADPSHYKAMTSFASIMSRKGDPYTALDLYQRALQINPDYATALGNRGIVFMQQGKFEAALADLRKAQKFEPQQPNHMINMGLLYYMCGDNSSAKEWLRRALQIDPDNKIARKNLVLIP from the coding sequence ATGGGTATTGCGAAGGCTGGAAATGAAATAAAGAAAGCGTTGATCGGAGCGGCAATCCTCTCCGCGCTGGTGCTCATTGTCTACGGGCAGTGTGGCGGTTTTGAGCTGGTTACTTATGATGATACCAGTTACGTGACCAATAACCAGCGGGTTATGCAGGGTGTGTCCGCCGAGAATATCGGCTGGGCTTTCAGCACTTTCCAGCTTTCCAACTATCATCCGCTGACCGTGGTTTCGCATATGCTCGACACTTCCCTGTTCGGGAATTCTGACGGGGCGCGTCATCTGGTCAATGTCTTTTTCCACCTCTGCAATGTGCTGCTGCTCTTCTTTTTCCTGCTCAAGGCTACAAGAGGATTTGAAAAGGATGCGCTGATCTCTTCATTTTTTGTTGCGGCCCTTTTTGCCGTACATCCGGTGCATGTTGAGTCTGTGGCCTGGGTTGCCGAGCGCAAGGATGTGCTTTCCACATTTTTCTGGCTTAGTGCCATGCACAGCTGGCTTGGCTGGGCAAAAGACAGGAACATGGCATCTTACGGGCTTACTTTTTTCTTCACCGGGCTGGGTATTTTGGCCAAACCTATGGTGGTCACCCTGCCTGCGGCATTGGTGTTGCTGGATATCTGGCCTCTTAACCGGGTTGATTTTTCCAAGAATCCCGTGGGGCAGATTGGCAAGTTGATTGTTGAAAAGCTGCCCCTGTTCGGGCTTTCCATTCTTTCTTCCGCGCTGACCGTAATGGCCCAGCAGGGCGGCGGAGCCATGCAGAGCGTGGAATCTTTTCCCTTGAGTTTGCGTCTTTCCAATGCACTTGTTTCGTATGTGGCCTATCTTGGGGAGTTGCTGGCCCCGGTTAATTTAGCGGTTTTTTATCCTTATCCGCATGAGATTCCTCTTTGGAAGCCTGTTCTGGCGGCCTTGATTTTGGTTGGAGTGTCAGCGGTTGCGGTCCGTTTTATAAAGAAATTTCCTCTCGGTGCAGTGGGCTGGTTCTGGTATCTGGGAACCCTTGTTCCGGTGATCGGGCTGGTGCAGGTTGGCGACCAGTCCATGGCTGACCGTTACGCCTATATCCCTTTCATGGGAATTTATATGATCATTGCTTTCGGTGCAGCATGGCTGGTCCGTGAAGGACGTCTGCCCGGAAAAGCGGCGGTCGTGCTTGGTTCGGTTGCGGTTGCGGTACTGCTGGCCGGGGCCTACACTCAGGCCGGTCACTGGAAGGACAGCAAGGCCCTGTATACCCGTGCCCTGGCAGTGACCGAGAACAACCATCATATGCATTACAACTACGGCAACCTGCTGGAACGGGAGAAAAATCTCACTGAGGCGGCTGAACATTTCAAGGCTGCTTTTAAGGCTGATCCTTCTCACTACAAGGCCATGACCAGTTTTGCTTCAATTATGAGCCGCAAGGGTGATCCATACACCGCTCTTGATCTTTATCAGCGTGCTTTGCAGATCAATCCGGATTACGCAACAGCCCTCGGCAACCGGGGTATAGTCTTTATGCAGCAGGGTAAGTTTGAGGCTGCATTGGCTGATCTGCGCAAAGCTCAGAAGTTTGAGCCTCAGCAGCCCAACCACATGATAAATATGGGGCTTCTCTACTATATGTGCGGTGATAATTCCTCGGCCAAAGAATGGTTGCGTAGGGCTTTGCAGATTGACCCGGACAATAAAATAGCACGCAAGAATCTGGTTTTGATTCCCTGA
- a CDS encoding peptidylprolyl isomerase, with amino-acid sequence MSNPMVLMETPEGEVLIELFEKEAPKTVANFLSYVDDGFYEGTLFHRVINNFMIQGGGYDFSMNEKANNAPVENEADNGLKNELGTLAMARTMDPHSATSQFFINVKDNAFLNHSGKNPQGWGYCVFGKVIDGMEAVEKIKKVKTGSYGPMDDVPVDPISIISMKRFDG; translated from the coding sequence ATGTCCAATCCCATGGTACTGATGGAAACACCTGAAGGTGAAGTTCTAATTGAACTTTTCGAGAAAGAAGCCCCCAAAACCGTAGCAAACTTTTTGAGCTACGTAGATGATGGCTTTTATGAGGGAACCCTTTTTCACAGAGTTATCAATAACTTCATGATTCAGGGTGGCGGTTACGATTTTTCCATGAACGAGAAAGCTAACAATGCTCCTGTTGAGAATGAAGCTGACAACGGCCTCAAGAACGAACTCGGCACCCTCGCCATGGCCCGTACCATGGACCCCCATTCCGCAACTTCACAGTTTTTCATTAACGTGAAGGACAACGCTTTCCTTAACCATTCCGGCAAGAACCCCCAGGGCTGGGGCTACTGCGTATTCGGTAAGGTTATAGACGGCATGGAAGCTGTTGAGAAGATCAAAAAAGTAAAGACCGGTTCCTACGGTCCCATGGATGATGTTCCGGTTGATCCCATCAGCATCATTTCCATGAAGCGTTTTGACGGCTAA
- a CDS encoding HD domain-containing phosphohydrolase, protein MDNSELTILVIDDEDFVRETISDYLSDSGFNIIDAGDGEEGLEVFRKEKPDAVLVDLNMPKVDGFGVLENVTAESPDTPIIVVSGAGLIQDAIKAVRLGAWDFVTKPIVDLNILEHALGQGLERASLIKENRRYKEHLEAEVEKRTEDLRSEIKVRREAQDALMAIQDEVIETQKEVILTLGEVVETRSNETANHVRRVAELSYILARRYGLSKEESDLLRLASPMHDVGKIGIPDTVLNKPGRLTPEEFDLIKTHTTIGHEILKHSERPIIKAAAIVAFEHHEWWNGEGYPRKLSGDDIHIYGRITGIVDVFDALGSERVYKKAWPIEKIRDYFEEGKGKQFDPHLTDLLFENLDEILELRRSFPDG, encoded by the coding sequence TTGGATAATTCAGAATTAACCATTCTCGTCATTGATGATGAAGACTTTGTAAGGGAAACAATCAGCGACTATCTCAGTGACTCCGGTTTTAATATTATTGATGCCGGAGACGGTGAAGAGGGTCTTGAAGTTTTCAGGAAGGAAAAGCCTGATGCTGTGCTGGTTGACCTGAATATGCCTAAGGTGGACGGTTTCGGGGTATTGGAAAACGTTACTGCTGAAAGCCCCGATACACCTATTATAGTTGTTTCCGGTGCCGGATTGATTCAGGACGCCATCAAGGCCGTGCGGCTGGGGGCGTGGGATTTCGTAACCAAGCCCATCGTTGACCTGAATATTCTGGAACATGCCCTCGGACAGGGGCTTGAACGGGCCTCTCTGATCAAAGAGAACCGCCGCTACAAAGAACATCTCGAGGCCGAGGTTGAGAAGAGGACCGAGGATCTGCGCAGTGAGATAAAAGTCCGGCGCGAGGCTCAGGATGCCCTGATGGCTATTCAGGATGAAGTCATTGAGACTCAGAAAGAAGTTATCCTCACTCTCGGCGAAGTTGTGGAGACCCGCTCCAATGAGACCGCCAACCACGTACGCAGGGTAGCCGAGCTTTCATATATTCTTGCCCGCCGCTACGGTTTGAGCAAGGAAGAGTCGGATCTATTGCGTCTTGCATCACCCATGCATGATGTGGGTAAGATCGGAATTCCCGACACAGTACTCAACAAGCCCGGACGGCTTACTCCCGAAGAATTTGATCTGATCAAGACCCATACCACCATCGGACACGAAATTTTAAAACATTCCGAACGCCCCATTATCAAGGCTGCTGCAATAGTGGCTTTTGAGCATCATGAATGGTGGAACGGTGAAGGGTATCCCCGCAAGCTTTCCGGGGATGATATCCATATTTACGGACGGATAACAGGTATTGTTGATGTCTTTGATGCTCTGGGCAGTGAGCGGGTTTACAAGAAGGCCTGGCCCATTGAGAAGATCAGGGATTATTTTGAAGAAGGTAAGGGCAAGCAATTCGACCCGCACCTGACTGATTTGTTGTTCGAGAATCTGGATGAAATTCTCGAGCTGAGACGTTCTTTTCCCGACGGTTAG